One genomic segment of Desulforamulus reducens MI-1 includes these proteins:
- the fcl gene encoding GDP-L-fucose synthase: protein MDKHSKIYIAGHRGLVGSAIKRRLEQLGYTNLVYRSSKELELRNQKAVEEFFCAEKPAYVFLVAAKVGGILANNTYPAEFIYDNLSIQTNVIHTSYLHSVKKLLFLGSSCIYPKLTPQPMKEEYLLSGKLEPTNEPYAIAKIAGIKMCQAYNRQYGTNFISVMPTNLYGPNDNFDLENSHVLPALIRKFHEAKTKIQPAVTVWGTGTPKREFLHVDDLADACVFLMEHYQDSEIINIGTGQDLTIKELAELVKAKVGYQGEIVYDNTKPDGTPKKLLDVSKLKSMGWQAQIPLKEGLVGTYEWYQKNVSRNLQQIQDVYQ from the coding sequence ATGGATAAACATTCTAAAATATATATTGCCGGTCACAGGGGGCTGGTGGGATCAGCCATTAAGCGAAGGCTTGAGCAACTGGGCTACACAAATTTGGTTTACCGAAGCAGCAAGGAGTTAGAACTGCGGAACCAAAAGGCTGTAGAAGAATTCTTTTGTGCAGAAAAACCAGCCTATGTATTCTTGGTAGCGGCAAAGGTTGGAGGGATTCTGGCCAACAATACCTACCCAGCGGAATTTATATATGATAACCTGTCTATTCAAACCAACGTTATCCATACCTCCTACCTACACAGTGTAAAAAAACTACTTTTTTTAGGTAGCTCTTGCATATATCCCAAATTAACTCCCCAGCCCATGAAGGAGGAGTATCTGTTAAGTGGAAAATTAGAACCCACTAACGAACCCTATGCCATTGCCAAAATTGCCGGTATAAAAATGTGCCAGGCCTACAACCGCCAGTATGGTACCAATTTTATCTCTGTCATGCCTACCAATCTTTATGGACCCAATGATAATTTTGATCTGGAAAATTCCCATGTACTGCCAGCCCTTATTAGGAAATTTCATGAAGCTAAAACAAAAATTCAGCCCGCTGTCACTGTTTGGGGAACCGGGACACCCAAAAGAGAATTTTTACACGTAGATGATCTGGCAGATGCATGTGTGTTTCTAATGGAGCATTATCAGGACAGTGAAATTATCAACATTGGCACCGGACAGGACCTTACCATCAAAGAACTGGCCGAACTGGTCAAAGCTAAAGTCGGTTACCAGGGAGAGATAGTATATGATAATACTAAACCAGACGGAACGCCAAAAAAACTACTGGATGTATCAAAGCTGAAGTCCATGGGATGGCAAGCCCAAATCCCCCTGAAGGAAGGTCTTGTCGGGACCTATGAATGGTATCAAAAGAATGTTAGCCGGAATTTGCAACAAATTCAAGACGTATACCAGTAA
- a CDS encoding class I SAM-dependent methyltransferase, with translation MKGKETFEKLCNNGLIQENKPLKLHLGCGEQHFEGYINIDYPPVEHNLMNVAADVYADINQLDFPAGVIDEVRLHHVFEHFNRVTALALLIRWHSWLKIGGKLIIETPDLMGSARTILSDASFQEKMAVVRHLTGDQAARWAYHVDQWFQERFEKTLEKLGFQVLQTYQMSWSREPYLSNILVVAQKIQDLPLDEQFKKASDLLWYSTVDSTEIAMHQVWRDQLAALLFPVEKTAQDKPVGE, from the coding sequence ATGAAAGGCAAGGAAACCTTTGAAAAGCTTTGTAATAATGGTCTCATTCAAGAGAACAAACCGCTAAAACTTCATTTGGGCTGCGGGGAGCAGCATTTCGAGGGCTATATTAACATCGATTATCCCCCCGTAGAACATAATTTAATGAATGTAGCAGCAGACGTATATGCTGATATTAATCAGCTGGATTTTCCGGCTGGTGTCATTGATGAGGTACGCCTGCACCATGTTTTTGAACATTTTAATCGTGTAACAGCTCTGGCTTTATTAATCCGCTGGCATTCATGGCTAAAAATAGGGGGTAAGCTGATTATTGAAACGCCCGACCTGATGGGTAGCGCCAGAACAATTCTTTCTGATGCTTCTTTCCAGGAGAAAATGGCTGTGGTACGTCACTTGACGGGAGACCAGGCAGCAAGGTGGGCCTATCACGTGGACCAATGGTTTCAGGAGAGGTTTGAAAAAACCCTAGAGAAACTAGGTTTTCAGGTACTGCAGACATACCAAATGTCCTGGTCACGGGAACCTTACCTTTCCAATATACTGGTAGTTGCTCAAAAAATACAAGATCTACCTCTAGATGAACAATTTAAAAAAGCCAGTGATCTACTATGGTATAGCACTGTGGATTCTACAGAAATAGCCATGCATCAGGTGTGGCGGGATCAGCTTGCCGCCTTGCTATTTCCGGTAGAAAAGACCGCACAGGACAAACCGGTGGGTGAGTAG
- a CDS encoding UDP binding domain-containing protein, which translates to MNSPQTDDTREAPSIVIINELIDKEATIKAYDLMALLEGCPSG; encoded by the coding sequence ATTAACTCACCACAAACCGATGATACGCGGGAAGCTCCCTCCATTGTTATTATTAATGAACTGATTGATAAGGAAGCAACTATTAAAGCCTATGATCTAATGGCCCTGCTGGAAGGTTGTCCGTCAGGGTGA
- a CDS encoding mannose-1-phosphate guanylyltransferase/mannose-6-phosphate isomerase, whose amino-acid sequence MKVIILAGGIGTRLWPLSRTNYPKQFLKIKKMARSIFQMTYERCLKLTDHQQIYIVTNINYKFLVVGQIEELGHQIDDRQILIEPVGKNTLPAIYYGVKEIQKQGDDITVVFPSDHLIKDEERFINTIKQGENLADQYIITFGICPTKPHTGYGYIKPKEPLQVGNRVDQFKEKPDKETAVNYLAMGYLWNSGMFMFRTDIFCQEVKEYLPDVCDAFKSPNILDIYDQTPSVSIDYGLMEKSKNVAVIPLDVHWSDLGSFDAFYDEFDVDEQGNLNFDKDILIDSSNNMLYSNKEKAVALIGVHDLILVDQKDALLVCRRDHSQRVKEVVDRLKELNDPRADYHLTAYRPWGSYTILEEGFFYKIKRITVLPGKKLSYQLHHHRSEHWVVVKGTAKVTIEGKETFVRSGESTFVQTGFKHRLENPGKVLLEVIEVQLGEYLNEDDIVRLDDDFGRSSGTLE is encoded by the coding sequence ATGAAAGTAATCATTCTGGCTGGCGGGATCGGAACAAGGTTGTGGCCTCTAAGCCGAACTAACTACCCCAAGCAGTTCTTAAAGATTAAAAAGATGGCAAGATCCATATTTCAAATGACCTATGAAAGGTGTCTCAAACTTACAGATCATCAGCAAATCTATATTGTTACCAATATTAACTACAAATTTCTGGTTGTGGGGCAAATTGAAGAACTGGGCCATCAAATAGATGACCGACAGATTTTAATTGAACCTGTGGGTAAAAATACATTACCCGCTATTTATTACGGAGTGAAAGAGATTCAAAAGCAGGGAGATGATATTACTGTCGTTTTCCCTTCTGACCATTTGATTAAGGATGAAGAGCGGTTTATAAATACCATCAAACAAGGTGAAAATCTAGCGGATCAATACATTATTACCTTTGGCATTTGTCCTACTAAACCTCACACCGGTTACGGCTACATTAAACCCAAAGAGCCCCTGCAGGTTGGTAACCGTGTGGATCAGTTTAAAGAAAAACCGGATAAAGAAACGGCTGTAAACTATTTAGCAATGGGTTACCTCTGGAATAGTGGCATGTTTATGTTTAGAACAGATATTTTTTGCCAGGAAGTAAAAGAGTACTTACCGGATGTATGCGATGCTTTTAAGTCCCCAAATATTCTTGATATTTATGACCAAACACCAAGTGTATCAATTGATTATGGTTTAATGGAAAAATCTAAAAATGTAGCTGTTATTCCCCTGGATGTACACTGGAGCGATTTAGGAAGTTTTGATGCCTTTTACGATGAATTTGATGTGGATGAACAGGGAAATCTCAACTTTGATAAGGACATTTTAATTGACTCATCTAACAACATGCTTTACTCAAACAAAGAGAAAGCAGTGGCTTTGATAGGAGTACATGATCTTATTTTGGTGGATCAGAAGGATGCCTTGCTTGTTTGTCGGAGAGACCATTCCCAACGGGTTAAAGAAGTTGTCGATCGTTTAAAAGAACTGAATGATCCCAGAGCGGATTATCATTTAACCGCCTACCGCCCCTGGGGGTCCTACACTATTTTAGAAGAGGGTTTTTTCTATAAAATTAAACGTATAACAGTACTGCCGGGAAAGAAATTAAGCTACCAACTGCACCACCATCGTAGTGAACACTGGGTTGTGGTTAAGGGGACAGCGAAGGTTACTATAGAAGGTAAAGAAACCTTTGTCAGAAGCGGTGAAAGTACCTTTGTACAGACCGGCTTTAAGCACAGGTTGGAAAATCCAGGTAAAGTTTTACTGGAAGTCATAGAAGTACAGCTTGGTGAGTATTTAAATGAAGACGATATCGTAAGATTAGATGATGATTTTGGTAGGTCTAGTGGAACTTTGGAGTAG
- a CDS encoding phosphomannomutase/phosphoglucomutase has product MSGLDGINFHIFREYDIRGKEQTDFTDEAVELLGLGLGTYFLQKGERDVVVCQDNRASSPRLKTALNKGLLQTGCNVIDIGENPTPVCYFGLQHLSLTAGVMITGSHNPPEDNGFKISSAGSTIFGKEIQRIKEIVVDGHFLSGLGQLTKYDIKEDYLKYLISRIHLYRPLKVVIDAGNGTAGPLAVELFNRLGCEVIELYCESDSCFPNHHPDPTVPDNLRDLQQRVLQEKADVGLAFDGDGDRLGVVDNLGKIIWGDILQILFWREILPQNPGTPVIVEVKCSQALVEEAKSLGGNPFFYKTGHSLVKAKMKEVGALFTGEMSGHFFFADEYFGYDDALYAGARLLRLLSQSKKSLSQLLNNIPSYVSTPEIRLPFSDNYKKELIQRIKEKFVGEGYEVIDVDGARVIFPNGWGVLRYSNTQPVVVMRAEAKDQASLGDIVNILKTTFVDTLERMK; this is encoded by the coding sequence TTGAGCGGTTTGGATGGTATAAACTTTCATATCTTTCGTGAGTATGATATCAGGGGGAAGGAACAAACGGATTTTACCGATGAGGCGGTGGAATTGCTGGGCCTTGGCCTAGGTACCTATTTTCTTCAAAAAGGGGAAAGGGATGTGGTGGTCTGTCAAGACAACCGGGCCAGTTCCCCCAGGCTAAAAACAGCCTTAAACAAAGGTCTGTTACAGACTGGCTGTAACGTCATAGACATCGGCGAAAACCCGACACCGGTATGCTACTTTGGATTACAGCACCTGTCATTAACAGCAGGGGTTATGATTACCGGCAGTCACAATCCGCCAGAGGATAACGGTTTTAAAATTTCTTCCGCAGGTAGCACCATCTTCGGAAAAGAGATACAAAGGATTAAGGAAATTGTTGTAGATGGCCATTTTTTATCTGGTTTAGGTCAACTAACTAAATATGATATTAAAGAAGATTATCTAAAGTATTTAATTTCCAGAATACACTTATACCGTCCCCTGAAAGTAGTAATAGACGCGGGTAACGGCACTGCCGGTCCGCTGGCAGTGGAATTGTTTAATAGGCTGGGCTGTGAGGTAATTGAGTTATATTGTGAGTCTGATTCATGTTTTCCCAACCATCATCCTGATCCTACCGTTCCCGATAATTTAAGAGATCTGCAGCAAAGGGTTTTACAGGAGAAGGCCGATGTGGGCCTGGCCTTTGATGGGGATGGTGACCGGTTGGGGGTGGTGGATAACCTGGGGAAAATAATTTGGGGAGACATCTTGCAGATTTTATTCTGGCGGGAGATATTGCCCCAAAACCCCGGTACCCCCGTAATAGTGGAAGTAAAATGCAGCCAGGCCCTGGTGGAGGAGGCCAAAAGCTTAGGCGGCAACCCCTTCTTTTATAAAACCGGCCACTCGTTGGTTAAGGCCAAAATGAAAGAAGTAGGTGCTTTATTTACTGGTGAAATGAGCGGTCACTTCTTTTTTGCGGACGAATATTTTGGCTATGACGATGCCCTTTATGCCGGGGCTAGGTTGTTAAGACTGCTAAGCCAATCCAAGAAATCTTTAAGCCAGCTGTTGAACAATATACCTTCCTATGTTTCAACGCCTGAGATTCGATTGCCTTTTTCGGATAATTATAAGAAGGAATTAATCCAAAGGATTAAAGAAAAATTTGTTGGTGAAGGTTACGAGGTCATTGATGTAGATGGAGCCAGAGTTATCTTTCCCAATGGCTGGGGGGTACTTCGATATTCAAATACCCAGCCAGTGGTGGTAATGAGGGCAGAGGCTAAAGATCAAGCCTCTTTAGGAGATATTGTTAACATATTAAAGACAACTTTTGTTGATACATTGGAGAGAATGAAATGA
- a CDS encoding glycosyltransferase, which produces MNLVSYFRVKEYQLRAARVKFIQKQIIQKKPADQKEDTVHVVYLLTHVSVCGGVKIILEHANELINQGVQVSLLSHYPKPSWFDINANYIQIPFGIELARGIPPNCDLIVATYWDHLGTCVESCIAPVVYFEQGDFHLWDWDNVSPDRKEIISKLYQLPSHVITCSETGAKKIKEVFNREAPVFHNALNNQVFFAKEQAPIEHIVLGVGRDITNFKRIPDIWEACQIVQDRGHNISFTWVTPQPPKIPLGTVKINPTQEELGNIYRQAWVYVCASEYETFPLPPLEAMACGTPVITTPNDGVLAYGRDGENCLTFQPGNTQELADKITLLLENPNLYKKLQENGYKTAARYSWEQIIPKLKAYYEQVSGYQPVGINTEKDWVKLLPMDFSREEVLALEQLLSGTAADVVSMPFTYNFADEISIVRWQPVFQRVLAMSGQVDCLYCSFKDRSLVDYPYNDAVHELLEQRYGEAIKKFNAHLAQTSNLLEAAVLLRWVAWCLIKSEHYGKAIRLLEKGLKSYPSYIDLHYLYGLLCQQLGHLQQSENIKGTIRTLGDAVEFPEYIRTKELITE; this is translated from the coding sequence ATGAACTTGGTAAGTTACTTTCGAGTAAAGGAATATCAACTGCGGGCTGCACGGGTTAAATTTATTCAAAAACAGATTATCCAAAAGAAACCTGCTGATCAGAAAGAAGATACCGTACACGTAGTTTATTTATTAACCCACGTCAGTGTATGCGGCGGAGTAAAAATAATCTTAGAACACGCTAATGAACTGATTAACCAGGGTGTTCAGGTTAGCTTATTGAGTCACTATCCTAAACCGAGTTGGTTTGACATAAACGCTAATTATATTCAAATCCCTTTCGGTATCGAACTGGCCCGGGGTATTCCCCCTAACTGCGACCTAATAGTTGCCACCTACTGGGATCACCTGGGAACCTGTGTCGAGTCATGTATTGCCCCGGTTGTATATTTTGAGCAGGGAGATTTTCATTTATGGGATTGGGATAACGTTAGCCCGGATAGAAAAGAAATCATCTCAAAGCTCTATCAACTACCAAGTCATGTAATTACCTGCTCGGAAACAGGAGCTAAAAAAATTAAAGAAGTCTTTAATCGGGAGGCACCGGTATTTCACAATGCCCTGAATAACCAAGTATTTTTTGCCAAAGAACAAGCACCCATAGAACATATTGTCTTGGGTGTAGGCCGTGATATTACAAACTTCAAAAGAATACCTGATATTTGGGAAGCATGTCAAATAGTTCAGGACAGGGGGCATAACATAAGCTTTACCTGGGTAACACCCCAGCCTCCGAAAATCCCTTTGGGAACGGTGAAAATAAACCCTACCCAAGAGGAATTGGGAAACATTTACCGCCAGGCCTGGGTCTATGTATGTGCTTCTGAATATGAAACCTTTCCACTGCCCCCCCTGGAGGCAATGGCCTGCGGCACCCCGGTAATTACCACTCCAAATGACGGGGTACTGGCCTATGGACGGGATGGAGAGAACTGTTTAACCTTTCAGCCAGGCAACACCCAGGAACTGGCTGACAAAATTACCCTCCTGCTAGAAAACCCTAATCTCTATAAAAAACTGCAGGAAAATGGCTATAAGACTGCAGCCCGTTATAGCTGGGAGCAGATAATACCTAAACTAAAAGCTTATTATGAACAAGTATCCGGTTACCAACCAGTTGGCATAAATACCGAAAAGGATTGGGTAAAACTTCTGCCAATGGATTTTAGCCGGGAAGAGGTGCTAGCCCTCGAACAGCTTTTAAGTGGAACAGCGGCAGATGTCGTTTCTATGCCCTTTACCTATAATTTTGCTGATGAAATCTCTATTGTTCGCTGGCAGCCGGTATTCCAAAGAGTACTTGCTATGAGCGGTCAAGTAGACTGTCTTTATTGTTCCTTTAAAGATCGTTCGTTAGTTGATTATCCTTACAATGATGCTGTACATGAGCTGCTTGAACAAAGATATGGTGAGGCTATAAAAAAATTTAATGCTCATCTAGCTCAAACCAGCAATCTCTTGGAAGCAGCGGTATTATTAAGGTGGGTGGCCTGGTGTTTAATTAAGTCGGAACATTATGGTAAGGCCATAAGATTACTTGAGAAAGGGTTAAAATCATACCCATCCTATATAGACCTACATTATTTATATGGCTTGTTATGCCAACAATTGGGGCATCTTCAGCAGTCAGAAAATATAAAAGGTACCATAAGGACTTTGGGCGATGCGGTGGAATTTCCGGAATATATTAGGACAAAAGAGCTTATAACTGAGTAA
- a CDS encoding glycosyltransferase, protein MPATISLCMIAKNEDQFIGRCIQSALPYVNQVVVVDTGSSDKTPEIAEELGAEVWHFSWIDDFSAARNFSLEKATGDWVIFMDCDEEFDQTQVENLLAGVESSKYDAYYINVRNLLGGNNTVTFQSIRLFRNLSQFRFKGKIHEQISDSVLQHSGAGRIGRLNFNLIHHGYNPEQVNIQSKIARNVHLLEKQQHQPEGQEGFYFYNIGVEYVRQGQYQRALENFIQSLKVTNNTSGYAPPLVNKLIVCLIELNRYRDALEQLSYFQSVYPDYSDLYLLEAACHLRCGRYSLAAQSINKAQHRKNLNPNYPSEGTIFNQSPEQILSQLQPLLLAKFKKFKLNVSILTKNEEKNIHKCIRSISEIADKVLIIVTECSDNTLHIAYQMGAHLYRVNWEDSFAKLRNFALQRVDGDWILFLNGDEELCQADLPVLIKELNKAIDSGYKVRIRTFWGDDDRNYQDSSCCKIVRNDKTLCYSSRLLEDIDQSIIHKHDHNRISCLPVTIFNHGPKLRSHLREADFKSNLKLIVKDFKTLGKNALLHQAMGNEFYKMRRYKPALAHFKRAMVLSKEKVAAGLYLAVIKCLCKLTQYREGLELANTSVNQFPDYTDLIYYQGYCHLKLKNCPEALECFERCFILGDAPWQKYTVHSGVSSYLPHCRLAELYFQQGNIKKSLEHYSFAAVNPAGAVEAIPHLTQLLLSNYEQGKVLQYFTENELDSCHNLCQAAISTIKNGCLLESLELWQVAVEKFTHSQNTQDYQYIAKAMFQLLGDTYGEAVKQNPASQQLLRVAHYFKTEALK, encoded by the coding sequence TTGCCAGCTACCATAAGTTTGTGTATGATTGCTAAAAATGAAGACCAGTTTATTGGCCGGTGTATCCAAAGTGCCCTTCCTTACGTAAACCAGGTTGTCGTAGTTGACACAGGTTCAAGCGACAAAACACCAGAAATTGCTGAAGAACTTGGAGCTGAAGTTTGGCACTTTTCCTGGATAGATGACTTCAGTGCGGCCAGAAATTTCTCCCTGGAAAAGGCAACGGGGGACTGGGTTATATTTATGGATTGTGATGAAGAATTTGATCAGACCCAAGTAGAAAACCTGCTGGCCGGGGTAGAATCAAGTAAGTATGATGCCTATTATATCAATGTAAGAAACTTACTGGGGGGGAATAATACTGTGACCTTCCAGTCAATAAGGTTATTTCGTAATTTATCCCAGTTCAGGTTTAAAGGAAAAATCCATGAGCAAATTTCTGATTCTGTCCTACAGCATTCCGGTGCCGGAAGAATAGGCAGGCTAAATTTTAATCTAATTCACCATGGTTACAATCCAGAGCAGGTTAATATTCAATCTAAAATTGCCAGGAATGTTCATCTGCTGGAAAAACAACAGCATCAACCCGAAGGACAGGAAGGATTTTATTTTTATAACATAGGTGTTGAATATGTACGTCAGGGGCAATACCAAAGGGCTTTGGAGAACTTTATTCAATCTTTAAAGGTTACAAATAATACCTCCGGCTATGCCCCACCACTGGTGAATAAGCTAATTGTCTGTCTGATAGAACTAAATAGGTACCGGGACGCCCTGGAGCAGCTTTCCTACTTTCAAAGTGTTTACCCGGACTACAGTGACTTGTATCTTTTGGAGGCCGCCTGCCATTTAAGGTGCGGCCGTTATTCCCTGGCTGCCCAAAGCATAAATAAAGCCCAACACAGAAAAAATTTGAATCCAAATTATCCCTCAGAAGGTACCATTTTTAACCAATCCCCTGAACAAATCCTGTCTCAATTACAGCCCCTTTTGCTAGCTAAGTTCAAAAAATTTAAATTAAATGTTTCTATACTGACCAAGAATGAAGAGAAAAACATTCATAAATGCATTCGCAGTATAAGTGAAATAGCTGATAAAGTTTTAATCATTGTAACTGAATGTTCAGATAACACTTTGCATATAGCTTACCAGATGGGTGCCCATCTTTACCGAGTAAACTGGGAAGACAGCTTTGCTAAGTTGAGAAATTTTGCCCTACAGCGGGTTGATGGGGACTGGATTTTGTTTCTAAACGGGGATGAAGAACTATGTCAAGCTGACCTGCCGGTTTTAATTAAGGAACTAAATAAAGCAATCGATAGTGGTTACAAAGTTAGAATAAGGACATTCTGGGGAGATGATGATAGAAATTACCAGGACAGCTCTTGCTGTAAAATTGTGCGTAACGATAAGACATTGTGCTACAGTTCCAGGTTACTCGAAGATATTGATCAGTCCATTATCCATAAACATGATCATAACAGGATATCCTGCCTCCCTGTTACCATCTTCAATCATGGGCCAAAATTAAGATCCCACTTAAGGGAAGCTGATTTTAAAAGCAACCTTAAATTAATAGTTAAAGATTTTAAAACATTGGGTAAAAATGCCCTTCTGCACCAGGCTATGGGCAATGAGTTTTATAAAATGAGAAGATATAAACCAGCCCTGGCTCACTTTAAGCGTGCTATGGTTTTATCCAAAGAAAAAGTCGCTGCGGGTCTTTATCTCGCTGTAATTAAATGTCTATGCAAACTAACACAATATAGAGAAGGATTAGAACTAGCCAATACTTCAGTTAATCAATTCCCGGACTATACGGATTTAATCTACTACCAGGGCTATTGTCATTTAAAGTTAAAAAACTGTCCTGAGGCACTGGAATGTTTTGAAAGGTGCTTCATACTCGGTGATGCACCCTGGCAAAAATACACCGTCCATTCAGGGGTTAGTAGTTATTTACCCCACTGCCGGTTAGCCGAGTTATACTTCCAGCAAGGTAATATCAAGAAAAGTCTAGAACATTACAGTTTTGCTGCAGTAAATCCTGCAGGAGCAGTTGAAGCTATCCCACACCTTACCCAATTATTATTATCAAATTATGAACAGGGTAAGGTACTGCAGTATTTTACGGAAAATGAACTGGATTCCTGCCATAATCTTTGTCAAGCTGCCATCAGCACCATTAAAAATGGCTGTTTATTGGAGAGTCTGGAGCTTTGGCAGGTAGCGGTAGAAAAATTTACCCATTCCCAAAATACTCAGGATTATCAATATATAGCTAAAGCAATGTTTCAATTGCTGGGGGATACCTATGGTGAAGCTGTAAAACAAAATCCTGCCTCACAACAGTTACTCCGAGTAGCACATTATTTTAAAACGGAGGCATTAAAATGA
- a CDS encoding glycosyltransferase family 2 protein has translation MIVKNEESNIERCLSSVRDYVDEMLVLDTGSSDLTPLLAREQGAIVRFGQWENDFSKARNQSLQQARGEWILYLDADEELPPETGRELRRLANKSEAEAFSFKIINFTSSSDGAQKSQGINIRMFKNNPNYVFEGALHEQIQPSILRHNPEAKILYTDLEILHYGYCLNNPERTKKTQRNIAILLQMLAEKPADDFSHYNLGVSYYVNGQWEKAREHYHLAKKYASKTASYLPGLFRNYAVCLCSLGEYETFLNLLQEGLSLFPDYPDLYFLQGQVYTDLKLYVAAEDSFLQCLRFTKVNPNYISTTGVTNYLACEQLADIYCYLQQWNKALDYQLRAVNSGAKTYAAAQRLAQIASQHFLSPEETFSFLQNNLTHLKHLDLIKLLFKINEHRLFLQKLESIPQPTPGILLLGIKSCLYLRDWSKIKRLISQIPPGSKELEEARLLVCIGNIISSDAETPVIDNLEVTVNEFANINNPCSSSFLNFAYQLIIYDQKQALKFFAQVLNSNDLPVFYHQLSQYAFSHNNYPLTQKLQVMAISHGYRDSDILNLLGQTFTKLGHDIEGVYLGILACREQQDSKNYILLLNNLSQYFINSLQNITASLPHFPLINKHFLSLSTFKAKLARKEESFCQLP, from the coding sequence ATGATTGTAAAAAATGAAGAGTCCAATATCGAACGCTGTTTATCAAGTGTTCGGGATTACGTAGATGAAATGCTTGTGTTGGATACAGGCTCCAGTGACCTGACACCTTTGTTAGCCAGAGAACAGGGGGCTATTGTTCGGTTTGGCCAGTGGGAAAATGATTTTAGCAAGGCCAGAAATCAAAGCTTACAACAGGCTCGAGGGGAATGGATCTTATATCTAGATGCAGACGAAGAACTACCGCCGGAAACCGGCCGGGAACTGCGCCGGTTAGCAAATAAAAGTGAAGCCGAAGCCTTTTCCTTCAAAATAATTAATTTTACATCCTCTTCTGACGGTGCCCAAAAATCACAAGGCATAAATATCAGGATGTTTAAAAACAACCCTAACTATGTTTTTGAAGGTGCCCTCCACGAGCAGATTCAACCTAGTATTCTTCGCCATAACCCTGAAGCAAAAATTTTGTATACCGATTTAGAAATATTACACTACGGGTATTGCCTGAATAATCCTGAGCGTACCAAAAAAACACAACGTAACATTGCCATATTGCTACAAATGCTGGCTGAAAAACCCGCAGATGATTTCAGCCACTATAATTTAGGGGTTAGTTATTATGTCAACGGTCAATGGGAAAAGGCCAGGGAACATTATCACCTGGCTAAAAAATATGCTTCTAAAACAGCCAGCTACCTACCGGGCCTCTTTAGAAATTATGCGGTATGTCTATGCAGCCTTGGGGAATACGAGACATTCCTAAACCTTCTTCAGGAGGGATTATCTCTTTTTCCAGACTACCCCGACCTTTACTTCCTGCAGGGTCAAGTCTACACTGATTTAAAACTGTACGTTGCTGCTGAAGACAGTTTTCTTCAATGTCTCCGGTTTACCAAGGTTAACCCAAACTATATCTCCACCACAGGGGTAACAAATTACTTAGCCTGCGAACAACTGGCAGATATTTATTGTTACCTGCAGCAGTGGAATAAAGCACTGGATTACCAGTTAAGGGCAGTTAACTCCGGGGCAAAAACCTATGCTGCCGCCCAGAGACTGGCCCAAATAGCTTCTCAACATTTTCTAAGCCCTGAGGAAACATTTAGCTTTCTACAAAATAATCTTACTCATTTAAAACATCTGGATTTAATTAAGTTATTATTCAAAATTAATGAGCACCGGCTTTTCTTACAAAAACTAGAATCAATACCACAACCTACACCTGGCATATTGTTACTGGGTATTAAATCCTGTCTTTATCTAAGGGATTGGTCAAAAATTAAAAGGCTAATATCCCAAATCCCCCCTGGAAGTAAGGAATTGGAGGAGGCTCGGTTATTAGTATGTATTGGCAATATTATAAGCTCTGATGCAGAAACTCCGGTTATTGATAATTTAGAGGTTACTGTCAATGAGTTTGCCAATATTAATAACCCATGTTCCTCTTCTTTTCTTAATTTTGCTTATCAGTTAATTATCTATGATCAAAAACAAGCTCTTAAATTCTTTGCCCAAGTATTGAACAGTAATGATCTACCCGTTTTTTACCACCAACTTAGCCAGTATGCCTTTTCTCATAATAATTACCCGTTAACACAGAAACTACAGGTTATGGCCATCTCCCATGGTTACAGGGATTCCGATATTCTTAACCTACTGGGGCAGACTTTTACCAAGTTGGGTCATGATATCGAAGGAGTGTATTTGGGTATACTTGCCTGCCGGGAACAACAAGACAGTAAAAATTATATCCTTTTATTAAATAACCTATCTCAATATTTCATCAATTCTTTGCAAAATATCACCGCATCATTACCCCACTTTCCCTTAATAAATAAGCATTTCTTATCTTTATCAACCTTTAAAGCTAAACTTGCAAGAAAGGAAGAGTCATTTTGCCAGCTACCATAA